The genomic interval CGTTCCAGTTTCTCCACACCCCGCCTGGCCATCGCGCGGGCATCGTCATCGAGCAGGCCCCGTTGAACCAGGAGTTCCAGCCCACGCATCAGGGCGGAAGACATCAGACCGCTCCAGTGACGTCCCTGCTCCAGCACCGAGTCCACCTGGCCGCTGCGATGGCGCCCGGTTTTGCACCAGGTAGCGAAGTGCTCGCAGTTGTTGAACAGCAGGTTGTAATCCTGTTCACCCAGGCGCCCCATGGCCCGGCGCAGGGTTACCCCCACCGGCGAAGCATCGGGATGGCTGATCACCCGCAGTGGTTGACCTCGAGTGAACTCCTCCAACGGGCTGCGCAGGATTTCACGCCCTTCTAGGTAGTGGGCGACGGTTCCGTCGCCGAGGTCGATGCCGTGATGGTTGAACAGGCCGTGCTGACGCGGCACCTCCAGGTGGTCAGCGGCAGCCAAGGGCTCAGGCGGTTTTCTGTTGTTCCGTGCCAGGCAGGGGGAGCACCTTGCCGCCGGTGTGTTCCTCCACCATCGCCCGGGTCACGGTGAATTCCTTCACGGATGTCTGCGAGGGGAGGTCGTACATCAAATCGAGCATCAGCTCTTCGACGATGCCGCGCAGAGCGCGGGCGCCGGTCTTGCGCCGGTGGGCCTCTTGGGCGATCGCCTCGATGGCGTCATCGGCGAACTGGAGTTGCACGTTGTCCATGCTCAGCAGGGTGCGGAACTGCTTCACCAGGGCATCGCGGGGCTCGGTCAGGATCGATTGCAAGGCGCTTTCGTCCAGGGGTTCGAGCACGGCACTCACCGGCATCCGGCCGATGAATTCCGGGATCAAGCCGTAGCGCACCAGATCATCCGGCTCCAGGTGACGCAGCACATGGGCGGCTTGCAGGTCGCGATTGGCCCGACTGCGTCCGCGGCCATCGCTGGGCATGAAGCCGAT from Synechococcus sp. UW69 carries:
- a CDS encoding lecithin retinol acyltransferase family protein, translated to MAAADHLEVPRQHGLFNHHGIDLGDGTVAHYLEGREILRSPLEEFTRGQPLRVISHPDASPVGVTLRRAMGRLGEQDYNLLFNNCEHFATWCKTGRHRSGQVDSVLEQGRHWSGLMSSALMRGLELLVQRGLLDDDARAMARRGVEKLERLRLSLLGKLEGLLERAGDGTDRRLLLTGQSLADELAAVEDLKQRIDALLEQRPALPGSESSE